From Heptranchias perlo isolate sHepPer1 chromosome 8, sHepPer1.hap1, whole genome shotgun sequence, a single genomic window includes:
- the tmem178a gene encoding transmembrane protein 178A, which translates to METRTWITAVSLLLSVSALLLLTTAIFTDHWYETDTRRHRESCDGQNTETSGEEHNRVMPILNLPLRERGTPEEPASPNTGAPDTRGSLNGAPPVASDEDLLESWRSVLGLGVFESDCARPLFATYTGLWRKCYYMGIDRNIDHLISKGIAQRCTSVKYHYSQPIRLRNIPFNLTKTIQQDEWHLLHLRRITAGFLGMAAAVLLCGCIVASMSFFWEESLTQHVAGLLFLMAGIFCTISLCTFAASISYDLSRQPKFIYGLPSDVDHGYSWSIFCAWSSLGLTMMAGCLCTAFPFLSRTKTIHQKSIRDSSV; encoded by the exons atggagactcGGACCTGGATCACTGCTGTTAGCCTGCTCCTCAGTGTCTCTGCCCTCCTGCTGCTGACCACCGCTATTTTCACCGATCACTGGTACGAAACGGACACCAGGAGGCACAGGGAGAGCTGCGACGGTCAAAACACAGAAACCAGCGGCGAGGAGCACAACCGAGTGATGCCCATCCTCAACCTCCCCCTGCGGGAGCGCGGCACGCCAGAGGAGCCGGCGTCCCCCAACACGGGAGCTCCCGATACAAGAGGCTCTTTGAACGGGGCTCCTCCGGTGGCTAGCGACGAGGATTTACTGGAGAGCTGGCGCTCCGTCCTGGGGCTCGGGGTCTTCGAGTCGGACTGCGCCCGTCCTCTGTTCGCCACCTACACCGGACTGTGGAGAAAATGCTACTATATGGGCATCGACCGCAATATTGACCACCTCATATCCAAAG GAATTGCACAGAGATGCACATCTGTCAAGTATCACTACTCCCAACCCATCCGTCTAAGAAATATTCCATTTAATCTTACAAAAACCATCCAGCAGGATGAATGGCATCTGTTGC ATTTGAGGAGGATCACTGCTGGATTCTTGGGCATGGCAGCAGCTGTCCTGCTGTGCGGGTGTATCGTGGCGTCGATGAGCTTCTTCTGGGAAGAAAGCCTCACTCAGCACGTGGCAGGTCTCCTTTTCCTAATGGCAG GAATTTTTTGCACAATTTCTCTTTGCACATTTGCAGCTAGCATTTCATATGATCTGTCGCGTCAACCAAAATTTATCTATGGGCTACCAAGTGATGTTGACCACGGGTACAGTTGGTCCATTTTCTGTGCGTGGTCAAGCCTGGGATTAACGATGATGGCAGGCTGCTTGTGCACTGCTTTTCCATTCCTTAGCAGAACCAAGACAATCCACCAGAAGTCCATCAGAGATTCCTCCGTGTGA